From Rhizobium favelukesii:
TCCGACTGCAGTGTCACATGGACACTGTTGGGAATATGGTTTGCCACCAGTGTCGGAATGCCGATGCCTAAATTGACATAGGTTCCATCTTCAAGTTCGCGCGCCGCCCGCGCCGCCATCTGATTTCTGTCCCAAGGCATTTGTTCCCCTCAAGCTGCCGCGCGTGTCGTGCGTTGTTCGATGCGTTTCTCGTGCTTGCCTTGAATCAGGCGATGCACGTAGATCCCCGGCAAATGGATCTGATCGGGATCGAGACTGCCGACGGGCACGATTTCCTCGACCTCGGCAACGCAGGTCTTGCCGCAGGTGGCCGCAGGTGGGTTGAAGTTGCGGGCCGTCTTGCGGAAGACGAGATTGCCGGTCGTATCGGCCTTCCAGGCTTTCACGATCGAGAGGTCGGCGTCGATGCCCGTCTCAAGCACATAGGTCTCGCCGTTGAAGGTCTTCAGCTCCTTGCCCTCTGCAACGACCGTGCCGACGCCGGTTTTGGTGTAGAAGCCAGCGATGCCTGCCCCGCCTGCACGCATGCGTTCAGCAAGCGTCCCCTGCGGGTTGAACTCGAGCTCAAGTTCGCCGCTCAGATACTGCCGCATGAACTCGGCGTTCTCGCCGACATAGGACGAGATCATCTTCCTGATCTGCTTCGTCTTCAAAAGCACGCCCAGACCGAAGTCGTCCACCCCGCAATTGTTCGA
This genomic window contains:
- a CDS encoding CoA transferase subunit A, giving the protein MDKTYENPQAALDGLLFDGMFIAAGGFGLCGIPELLIDAIRKADTKDLTIASNNCGVDDFGLGVLLKTKQIRKMISSYVGENAEFMRQYLSGELELEFNPQGTLAERMRAGGAGIAGFYTKTGVGTVVAEGKELKTFNGETYVLETGIDADLSIVKAWKADTTGNLVFRKTARNFNPPAATCGKTCVAEVEEIVPVGSLDPDQIHLPGIYVHRLIQGKHEKRIEQRTTRAAA